The genomic window NNNNNNNNNNNNNNNNNNNNNNNNNNNNNNNNNNNNNNNNNNNNNNNNNNNNNNNNNNNNNNNNNNNNNNNNNNNNNNNNNNNNNNNNNNNNNNNNNNNNNNNNNNNNNNNNNNNNNNNNNNNNNNNNNNNNNNNNNNNNNNNNNNNNNNNNNNNNNNNNNNNNNNNNNNNNNNNNNNNNNNNNNNNNNNNNNNNNNNNNNNNNNNNNNNNNNNNNNNNNNNNNNNNNNNNNNNNNNNNNNNNNNNNNNNNNNNNNNNNNNNNNNNNNNNNNNNNNNNNNNNNNNNNNNNNNNNNNNNNNNNNNNNNNNNNNNNNNNNNNNNNNNNNNNNNNNNNNNNNNNNNNNNNNNNNNNNNNNNNNNNNNNNNNNNNNNNNNNNNNNNNNNNNNNNNNNNNNNNNNNNNNNNNNNNNNNNNNNNNNNNNNNNNNNNNNNNNNNNNNNNNNNNNNNNNNNNNNNNNNNNNNNNNNNNNNNNNNNNNNNNNNNNNNNNNNNNNNNNNNNNNNNNNNNNNNNNNNNNNNNNNNNNNNNNNNNNNNNNNNNNNNNNNNNNNNNNNNNNNNNNNNNNNNNNNNNNNNNNNNNNNNNNNNNNNNNNNNNNNNNNNNNNNNNNNNNNNNNNNNNNNNNNNNNNNNNNNNNNNNNNNNNNNNNNNNNNNNNNNNNNNNNNNNNNNNNNNNNNNNNNNNNNNNNNNNNNNNNNNNNNNNNNNNNNNNNNNNNNNNNNNNNNNNNNNNNNNNNNNNNNNNNNNNNNNNNNNNNNNNNNNNNNNNNNNNNNNNNNNNNNNNNNNNNNNNNNNNNNNNNNNNNNNNNNNNNNNNNNNNNNNNNNNNNNNNNNNNNNNNNNNNNNNNNNNNNNNNNNNNNNNNNNNNNNNNNNNNNNNNNNNNNNNNNNNNNNNNNNNNNNNNNNNNNNNNNNNNNNNNNNNNNNNNNNNNNNNNNNNNNNNNNNNNNNNNNNNNNNNNNNNNNNNNNNNNNNNNNNNNNNNNNNNNNNNNNNNNNNNNNNNNNNNNNNNNNNNNNNNNNNNNNNNNNNNNNNNNNNNNNNNNNNNNNNNNNNNNNNNNNNNNNNNNNNNNNNNNNNNNNNNNNNNNNNNNNNNNNNNNNNNNNNNNNNNNNNNNNNNNNNNNNNNNNNNNNNNNNNNNNNNNNNNNNNNNNNNNNNNNNNNNNNNNNNNNNNNNNNNNNNNNNNNNNNNNNNNNNNNNNNNNNNNNNNNNNNNNNNNNNNNNNNNNNNNNNNNNNNNNNNNNNNNNNNNNNNNNNNNNNNNNNNNNNNNNNNNNNNNNNNNNNNNNNNNNNNNNNNNNNNNNNNNNNNNNNNNNNNNNNNNNNNNNNNNNNNNNNNNNNNNNNNNNNNNNNNNNNNNNNNNNNNNNNNNNNNNNNNNNNNNNNNNNNNNNNNNNNNNNNNNNNNNNNNNNNNNNNNNNNNNNNNNNNNNNNNNNNNNNNNNNNNNNNNNNNNNNNNNNNNNNNNNNNNNNNNNNNNNNNNNNNNNNNNNNNNNNNNNNNNNNNNNNNNNNNNNNNNNNNNNNNNNNNNNNNNNNNNNNNNNNNNNNNNNNNNNNNNNNNNNNNNNNNNNNNNNNNNNNNNNNNNNNNNNNNNNNNNNNNNNNNNNNNNNNNNNNNNNNNNNNNNNNNNNNNNNNNNNNNNNNNNNNNNNNNNNNNNNNNNNNNNNNNNNNNNNNNNNNNNNNNNNNNNNNNNNNNNNNNNNNNNNNNNNNNNNNNNNNNNNNNNNNNNNNNNNNNNNNNNNNNNNNNNNNNNNNNNNNNNNNNNNNNNNNNNNNNNNNNNNNNNNNNNNNNNNNNNNNNNNNNNNNNNNNNNNNNNNNNNNNNNNNNNNNNNNNNNNNNNNNNNNNNNNNNNNNNNNNNNNNNNNNNNNNNNNNNNNNNNNNNNNNNNNNNNNNNNNNNNNNNNNNNNNNNNNNNNNNNNNNNNNNNNNNNNNNNNNNNNNNNNNNNNNNNNNNNNNNNNNNNNNNNNNNNNNNNNNNNNNNNNNNNNNNNNNNNNNNNNNNNNNNNNNNNNNNNNNNNNNNNNNNNNNNNNNNNNNNNNNNNNNNNNNNNNNTTAATTATGACTGACCTGTTGTTGCATCACTGCAGGGGAGAATCCACCTGCTTGGGTGTTTCTGGGTCCTTAGCGTAACCATTGCGTTCATCGTTGCATTATCTTCCAAAGTGATTTTTTTATCGAGGCTTGGGATGTCCACTCGTACATATTTCCCTAAAATTGATGAGTTTTTTGNNNNNNNNNNNNNNNNNNNNNNNNNNNNNNNNNNNNNNNNNNNNNNNNNNNNNNNNNNNNNNNNNNNNNNNNNNNNNNNNNNNNNNNNNNNNNNNNNNNNNNNNNNNNNNNNNNNNNNNNNNNNNNNNNNNNNNNNNNNNNNNNNNNNNNNNNNNNNNNNNNNNNNNNNNNNNNNNNNNNNNNNNNNNNNNNNNNNNNNNNNNNNNNNNNNNNNNNNNNNNNNNNNNNNNNNNNNNNNNNNNNNNNNNNNNNTNNNNNNNNNNNNNNNNNNNNNNNNNNNNNNNNNNNNNNNNNNNNNNNNNNNNNNNNNNNNNNNNNNNNNNNNNNNNNNNNNNNNNNNNNNNNNNNNNNNNNNNNNNNNNNNNNNNNNNNCAGNNNNNNNNNNNNNNNNNNNNNNNNNNNNNNNNNNNNNNNNNNNNNNNNNNNNNNNNNNNNNNNNNNNNNNNNNNNNNNNNNNNNNNNNNNNNNNNNNNNNNNNNNNNNNNNNNNNNNNNNNNNNNNNNNNNNNNNNNNNNNNNNNNNNNNNNNNNNNNNNNNNNNNNNNNCTAAGCACTGACAGTATGCGTGATAAGTCAAACAAAGCGATTAAGCAGTGGTGTTAGTCTTGAAATAATCATTGCGTAAGTGCCCGACGGATTGCAAATCAACTGCTAAGCAACATAAATCACTACCACTATCCGGTCGAGAAAATATTGTGGTAAAGtaggaggaaaatataaaataaaaaagaacaggaagTTATGAATATGTGTCGGTAGGTCAAGTATATGTAATCGGAGTGCAGTCTGAGGCTTATAAATCGTTAAAACAAGCCCTTGGAACCTTTTGTTAAAGCCTGNNNNNNNNNNNNNNNNNNNNNNNNNNNNNNNNNNNNNNNNNNNNNNNNNNNNNNNNNNNNNNNNNNNNNNNNNNNNNNNNNNNNNNNNNNNNNNNNNNNNNNNNNNNNNNNNNNNNNNNNNNNNNNNNNNNNNNNNNNNNNNNNNNNNNNNNNNNNNNNNNNNNNNNNNNNNNNNNNNNNNNNNNNNNNNNNNNNNNNNNNNNNNNNNNNNNNNNNNNNNNNNNNNNNNNNNNNNNNNNNNNNNNNNNNNNNNNNNNNNNNNNNNNNNNNNNNNNNNNNNNNNNNNNNNNNNNNNNNNNNNNNNNNNNNNNNNNNNNNNNNNNNNNNNNNNNNNNNNNNNNNNNNNNNNNNNNNNNNNNNNNNNNNNNNNNNNNNNtttcaaaaatatataaaatgaccaCAATCCAAACCCACCACAGGAAAATCTCCCTTACCCTCCGTCTTGAAATGAATCCTATGTGTCCGATTCCTATCATTCTTGGGCACTAAAATGATACTTGTTTTGCTCTTCAAAGCCACAGTCAGGACCCTTTCTCCTTCCGGACGCCAAGAGATCGAGTAAGGAGCGTTGAGAGGAAGAGACACACTATGAAGAAGGTATGAACTGCAGTCTGAGAATGGAAAAGGATGGTAAATCAGTCAATTTAATTATTCAGTAATTTGTCTTatagtatgtatctatgtctatgtttCTATATTAATACGTTTAGTAATTCGCCTNNNNNNNNNNNNNNNNNNNNNNNNNNNNNNNNNNNNTTTCAGTAATTCGTATGATANNNNNNNNNNNNNNNNNNNNNNNNNNNNNNNNNNNNNNNNNNNNNNNNNNNNNNNNNNNNNNNNNNNNNNNNNNNNNNNNNNNNNNNNNNNNNNNNNNNNNNNNNNNNNNNNNNNNNNNNNNNNNNNNNNNNNNNNNNNNNNNNNNNNNNNNNNNNNNNNNNNNNNNNNNNNNNNNNNNNNNNNNNNNNNNNNNNNNNNNNNNNNNNNNNNNNNNNNNNNNNNNNNNNNNNNNNNNNNNNNNNNNNNNNNNNNNNNNNNNNNNNNNNNNNNNNNNNNNNNNNNNNNNNNNNNNNNNNNNNNNNNNNNNNNNNNNNNNNNNNNNNNNNNNNNNNNNNNNNNNNNNNNNNNNNNNNNNNNNNNNNNNNNNNNNNNNNNNNNNNNNNNNNNNNNNNNNNNNNNNNNNNNNNNNNNNNNNNNNNNNNNNNNNNNNNNNNNNNNNNNNNNNTGAATACCTATGTGTTGTTCAGTACTGAGTcttattttacatctatctattcatcttcatATACCGNNNNNNNNNNNNNNNNNNNNNNNNNNNNNNNNNNNNNNNNNNNNNNTCCAGAACCAGCGTTTAATTTAATGAATCCAGACCCGGAAGCGCTCAATATCGTTAATATGGGAAgccagaacaatttttttttcctttttcttcttctaaatgtCAACGCGTAACAATATGGCAATATATATCATGCTtaacaatatatcattatattgtagAACCTCCATCTAGAATACCACCTGTTTTATGGTgtgcaaaaattaaaacaaatatttataacaatatatgtagatatatgtagcaGTATGAAAGACAAGACAAAAACNNNNNNNNNNNNNNNNNNNNNNNNNNNNNNNNNNNNNNNNNNNNNNNNNNNNNNNNNNNNNNNNNNNNNNNNNNNNNNNNNNNNNNNNNNNNNNNNNNNNNNNNNNNNNNNNNNNNNNNNNNNNNNNNNNNNNNNNNNNNNNNNNNNNNNNNNNNNNNNNNNNNNNNNNNNNNNNNNNNNNNNNNNNNNNNNNNNNNNNNNNNNNNNNNACAATATTTATTGGGGGTTCATGTGTTTTAATTCTTCAAGGTAGTATTCAGTGGTGGAATGAAATGAACTAACCCTCTctttccataaaaaatatatatatatactattcttttattttcggtttttcttctttttctttctttcaacaagAGATAGATAGTTACCAGGAGCGGAAAGATCTGGGTTCCCGCAGTTGAGTCCGATGCACTGCgctaagggaaacaaaaaattgaCACTTGTTATACAGTCAAANNNNNNNNNNNNNNNNNNNNNNNNNNNNNNNNNNNNNNNNNNNNNNNNNNNNNNNNNNNNNNNNNNNNNNNNNNNNNNNNNNNNNNNNNNNNNNNNNNNNNNNNNNNNNNNNNNNNNNNNNNNNNNNNNNNNNNNNNNNNNNNNNNNNNNNNNNNNNNNNNNNNNNNNNNNNNNNNNNNNNNNNNNNNNNNNNNNNNNNNNNNNNNNNNNNNNNNNNNNNNNNNNNNNNNNNNNNNNNNNNNNNNNNNNNNNNNNNNNNNNNNNNNNNNNNNNNNNNNNNNNNNNNNNNNNNNNNNNNNNNNNNNNNNNNNNNNNNNNNNNNNNNNNNNNNNNNNNNNNNNNNNNNNNNNNNNNNNNNNNNNNNNNNNNNNNNNNNNNNNNNNNNNNNNNNNNNNNNNNNNNNNNNNNNNNNNNNNNNNNNNNNNNNNNNNNNNNNNNNNNNNNNNNNNNNNNNNNNNNNNNNNNNNNNNNNNNNNNNNNNNNNNNNNNNNNNNNNNNNNNNNNNNNNNNNNNNNNNNNNNNNNNNNNNNNNNNNNNNNNNNNNNNNNNNNNNNNNNNNNNNNNNNNNNNNNNNNNNNNNNNNNNNNNNNNNNNNNNNNNNNNNNNNNNNNNNNNNNNNNNNNNNNNNNNNNNNNNNNNNNNNNNNNNNNNNNNNNNNNNNNNNNNNNNNNNNNNNNNNNNNNNNNNNNNNNNNNNNNNNNNNNNNNNNNNNNNNNNNNNNNNNNNNNNNNNNNNNNNNNNNNNNNNNNNNNNNNNNNNNNNNNNNNNNNNNNNNNNNNNNNNNNNNNNNNNNNNNNNNNNNNNNNNNNNNNNNNNNNNNNNNNNNNNNNNNNNNNNNNNNNNNNNNNNNNNNNNNNNNNNNNNNNNNNNNNNNNNNNNNNNNNNNNNNNNNNNNNNNNNNNNNNNNNNNNNNNNNNNNNNNNNNNNNNNNNNNNNNNNNNNNNNNNNNNNNNNNNNNNNNNNNNNNNNNNNNNNNNNNNNNNNNNNNNNNNNNNNNNNNNNNNNNNNNNNNNNNNNNNNNNNNNNNNNNNNNNNNNNNNNNNNNNNNNNNNNNNNNNNNNNNNNNNNNNNNNNNNNNNNNNNNNNNNNNNNNNNNNNNNNNNNNNNNNNNNNNNNNNNNNNNNNNNNNNNNNNNNNNNNNNNNNNNNNNNNNNNNNNNNNNNNNNNNNNNNNNNNNNNNNNNNNNNNNNNNNNNNNNNNNNNNNNNNNNNNNNNNNNNNNNNNNNNNNNNNNNNNNNNNNNNNNNNNNNNNNNNNNNNNNNNNNNNNNNNNNNNNNNNNNNNNNNNNNNNNNNNNNNNNNNNNNNNNNNNNNNNNNNNNNNNNNNNNNNNNNNNNNNNNNNNNNNNNNNNNNNNNNNNNNNNNNNNNNNNNNNNNNNNNNNNNNNNNNNNNNNNNNNNNNNNNNNNNNNNNNNNNNNNNNNNNNNNNNNNNNNNNNNNNNNNNNNNNNNNNNNNNNNNNNNNNNNNNNNNNNNNCTGGTGACTCACCACACGGCGGTCCATGGCAGCCGAGCGAGAAGAGGCTCGGTTCGTCGGTGGCAACGCTCATGAAATCCTCGCTCGCGGAGTCCCTCCCTTCAGGGGGACAGAACGCAGGGCTCAGTTACTCCTTTTAAAGATACAGGTGAGTGATCTCCTTTTCGTCTGCTNNNNNNNNNNNNNNNNNNNNNNNNNNNNNNNNNNNNNNNNNNNNNNNNNNNNNNNNNNNNNNNNNNNNNNNNNNNNNNNNNNNNNNNNNNNNNNNNNNNNNNNNNNNNNNNNNNNNNNNNNNNNNNNNNNNNNNNNNNNNNNNNNNNNNNNNNNNNNNNNNNNNNNNNNNNNNNNNNNNNNNNNNNNNNNNNNNNNNNNNNNNNNNNNNNNNNNNNNNNNNNNNNNNNNNNNNNNNNNNNNNNNNNNNNNNNNNNNNNNNNNNNNNNNNNNNNNNNNNNNNNNNNNNNNNNNNNNNNNNNNNNGGGTGTGGTTTGTNNNNNNNNNNNNNNNNNNNNNNNNNNNNNNNNNNNNNNNNNNNNNNNATGATNNNNNNNNNNNNNNNNNNNNNNNNNNNNNNNNNNNNNNNNNNNNNNNNNNNNNNNNNNNNNNNNNNNNNNNNNNNNNNNNNNNNNNNNNNNNNNNNNNNNNNNNNNNNNNNNNNNNNNNNNNCAACGTCTATCTAGTAAATGTGCATACAGTAGACGTGAGGGACACCNNNNNNNNNNNNNNNNNNNNNNNNNNNNNNNNNNNNNNNNNNNNNNNNNNNNNNNNNNNNNNNNNNNNNNNNNNNNNNNNNNNAAGGCCTTCAAAAACCCCTCTCACCATTTTTTCAAAGGGTAAAACTGGTCACGTTCCGCGCTTTTTAACCCCGCGTTCTGGTCGTGGTCTAAGgacgtgtgcttgtgtatatgtgggAATTACCCTGAACCCACACTCCAGAAAATTCTTTAGTCACTGCGATTTTCAGACCTCGGAGGACGATGGAATCCGGCATCTGTAAAAGTGAAAGGAgagtgtaaatagatagaaataNNNNNNNNNNNNNNNNNNNNNNNNNNNNNNNNNNNNNNNNNNNNNNANNNNNNNNNNNNNNNNNNNNNNNNNNNNNNNNNNNNNNNNNNNNNNNNNNNNNNNNNNNNNNNNNNNNNNNNNNNNNNNNNNNNNNNNNNNCANNNNNNNNNNNNNNNNNNNNNNNNNNNNNNNNNNNNNNNNNNNNNNNNNNNNNNNNNNNNNNNNNNNNNNNNNNNNNNNNNNNNNNNNNNNNNNNNNNNNNNNNNNNNNNNNNNNNNNNNNNNNNNNNNNNNNNNNNNNNNNNNNNNNNNNNNNNNNNNNNNNNNNNNNNNNNNNNNNNNNNNNNNNNNNNNNNNNNNNNNNNNNNNNNNNNNNNNNNNNNNNNNNNNNNNNNNNNNNNNNNNNNNNNNNNNNNNNNNNNNNNNNNNNNNNNNNNNNNNNNNNNNNNNNNNNNNNNNNNNN from Penaeus monodon isolate SGIC_2016 chromosome 23, NSTDA_Pmon_1, whole genome shotgun sequence includes these protein-coding regions:
- the LOC119588133 gene encoding uncharacterized protein LOC119588133, with translation MPDSIVLRGLKIAVTKEFSGVWVQGRDSASEDFMSVATDEPSLFSLGCHGPPCAQCIGLNCGNPDLSAPDCSSYLLHSVSLPLNAPYSISWRPEGERVLTVALKSKTSIILVPKNDRNRTHRIHFKTEGKYVRVDIPSLDKKITLEDNATMNAMVTLRTQKHPSRWILPCSDATTGQS